From the genome of Prinia subflava isolate CZ2003 ecotype Zambia chromosome 12, Cam_Psub_1.2, whole genome shotgun sequence:
ttaagttCACACAGTTTTAGCTGGTAAAGACTTTTTGATTATCTAGTACTGTAAAGTTGCTTCACAGCATGTATTGTAAATACTCTGATGGACAAACAGGCCATTGTTCTGAGCTTTAGCTTGGCTGAGTCCCCCAAGTGTTCCAGGCATAGAGGCAAACACACTTAAAAACTCCTAAACCTATTGAGTTGTCTTTCAAAATTGTCCAGGCAACAGAACTTATTTATAAAACTCCACAATCATTGATTCAAAACAAGgttttcttgttctgcttttcttctttgtcctCTTTGAACGGTTTTCTCTGGAATGTTTTCGTTGTGCTTAGGAGTCGGAGATTTCCTGCGGCTTCTAATAAAGGCATTTGATTTCCACTCTCCACATACTTTAACACATCCAAGGATTTTGAGGTTTGACATTAGCTTAAGAGAGCTGGAGATAATCAGCCATGGGGGTAAAAAGCCAGAGTTATGcaaattatttgtaaaatgtatagaaagcaaaaaaaaatattctttgaaatGTGGTTGGTGTGGGACAGAGTCTTTGTCTCAGCACAGAATATCTGTGCGCTCCCTTTCAGATTTATGGCTTTGATTGAAACCTGTAAAGGGGTGATCTGTAAAGTATTCCTGCTATCCTACACTTCCCAACAGGTTTATTACCATTCGTTTATAAAATGAACAGTCTAACGAGCAGTGGTTTAGATCACAGCTATCAAAGTCTGGTCATTTGTCAAGATTAGTTTCCTGTTGTGAGATTGCCTTGTGCAAAAAGAGTGCATAACCTTGTGTTCCTCTTGGGAAGCTGAAAAAATACCTATAAACACCCTATAAGATAGATTTTATGAAGATTTTATAATCTCAGAATTCAAcccaacacactgctctgtgtgtgtttgtgtgtgtgtatttgtgtgaaTGGATGCTATAATAAAGAGTACCTGTGTACAGGGAGGGAATTTTCCTGAGAAAAGTTAAATTCAGGATATGAAAACCTTGCAGTCAGGGCAATTTAATGTTCATTTGAATGAGTTAATATACACTGATGACAGTGTAATTCGTTATAGCTAAAGGCTGCATTGGGAAGCGCTGTTGCAAAAGCACCATCTTTACAGGAATAGTCAGTTGCCAGTAAATAACACAAAGTATTTTCCGTTCGTGTCCGATATACTTAttttgaagaagaagaaaaaacacaaacactcACTAAGGTAGTATGACAGCAAAGGTGCAGGTCAGGGAAACAACATGCTCTACAGGACAAGGAGGTTATCTTCGTGTCCCTGTTTGAGGGAAGGTGCAGGGGATTTATTCTTTCCTGGGCTCTTCTTGAAATTATCTGTAAACTGTGTCACATATGTGTTTGCACTGCCACTGGAGGGTGGCGTTTTGTGGGGTTTGCTTGGGAGACACCTGGAGGCAGCCGCAGCCCATCCCGGAGCGGTCACAGCCCCGCAGagccatccccagccccagccctgccgcAGCACGGCCGGCTCCGCCAAGCCCGGGGAAGGCTCCCAAGGCTCCGCCAAGCCCGGGGAAGGCTCCCAAGGCTCCGCCAAGCCCGGGGAAGGCTCCCAAGGCTCCGCCAAGCCCGGGGAAGGCTCCCAAGGCTCCCGCGCTCCCCGCGCCGCGCTGGGGACGTGGGCACCTGCCCGCGGCGGTGGCGGCAGGGCGGGGTCCCTGGAGCCCTTTGCGAACGTGTCCCAGCCCGGCCGCGCCGTGCCCGGACACGCGATGGGCGGCGGAGCCCGCAGGCGGCCGGAGCCCCGCGCCCCCGGCACGGccgggcaccggcaccggcaccggggcCAGCCGGGAGAGTGGGGGCAGATGCGGGGTCAGAGCCTTCGCATCAGCTCTGCCGCTCCTGAGGTCTCCAGGCGTGCCTCGTCCTGTGGCATCCCCTCGGACACAGAGGCCAGGCTTGGTTAAATGAGTCAAATAGGTTTAAGCAGTTAAATAGAAACAACTTTTTTCCGTGcacttccccccccccccccgcccctctTTGTGTGTTAATCCTTTCAGGTATAAAATTGTGtagagataaaaatattttctgcttagGAATTTAGCCAAGGCTGGCTAAAGCATTGTAAAGAAAACCTCGCGGGCAAAGCAAACTGAGTGTATGGAATAAGCCATTCTCTTCATGGCAGTGCCCAGGGTCCTGTGTGGCATCAGCTTCCTTTTGACAGATTTAATTGGTTACATACCTGAAAAAGAGCCACTCAGTCCACTTTGCACCGCTGTCACCTTGAGGCTGTGGTGGTGCAAAGGTGTGCCCTGAGCCCGCCAGGCTCCCGGTGCAGTCACTCCTAGGTCCAGCTGGGGAACAGCCCAGTTCTGCCTCTCAGCTGTTTTCTGGATGCTGTGTGCAACCATATTGACATTtgcttttccctcctgcccGCTCTGACTCCAGCCCTTTGCAGAGGGCTCGTACTGCCATTTTCCTGCACTTCTCAGCTCAGACAAAATGGAGGCTCTGGAGGAATGAATAACTACCATAGCTTAGCCTTCTAAAATCAGAGagaattgccttttttttttttttttttttttttttttttttttttttttttttttttttttgtgagaaattataattttgattATAGGAAAAAGTCAGCATACCCCATGCCAAAAGGCAGAATCCAATTTTTTTTGCCGTGAGCACACTGGAGCAATGGTGTTCATTTCCTTGCTGAAATGTAAATGTTCATGCACCTTGCGCTGTGATATATTGCCGTGAAAGACACTGAATTTCAAATCACCAGCACACCATGTGACACAGGGATGTAACAGCAATTCATCTTTATTTGAGGCAGCCCTTTTCTGAAATCTCACTTAGGGAGATTCCCAGTTGCcattagaaaagcaaaataaaattaatctgaatAATTCTAACTTAAATCTAGAAAATTAATGATGGATGAAAGACAGGGTTTTTAGAGCATTAATAAGAACTAGTCTGGATACAGTGTGTGTTCTAGGGTCTGTGATTATACTGGTAATTTGACAGATTGTATCACTGCCTATCTCTGCCAAAGGATGTTTCACACCATTTAAAATGCACAGTACTTCCTTCAGAGACAGGTTGTTCTGGAATAACTCAACATCCAAAGAAAACCTGTGTTATTTCACTCCTCTCTTTATTGATTGCATGTGTACAATCGTGTGTATGTGCAAGTGCTGACTTTGCCTCAGCAAAAGCACAAAGttttcatgtttatttctgtgtttatcaGCCTCCTCAGAGACAGACAATACCAAAAATGGAAAGTCATGAAATCTGTTCAGAATAGGGCTTAAGTGCTGAAACCAGAGACCCTgcataaaacaaaacatgagGTTGTTCTTCCTCTAAAAGgtaaattaaaatacatgtaGGTTTAAGTAATTATCCTACTTTGGGaggtccctttttttttttctcattttgaaaaggaaaaaaaccactgagaTAAGGACAAATCTTGGTGGGCTTTGTCCAGGAAAGGCGATTTAGGGAATCTCAAGACCAGAGATTGAGACTGGAAAAAATTGCATGCCTATGATGTTTCCAAGCCTAAGGATGCCCATCTTGCAGTGTGCAGAAGCATGAGCCAGGCTGATGTGTGCAGACATTGCTGGATTTAGTTCCATGCAGGGTCCGATCTGACACTCCTCTTGACTGTGCTGCCTCTTCCTTGCAGGCTGTTCGCTGCCAAGTGCAGCGGCTGCATGGAGAAGATCGCTCCGACGGAGTTCGTGATGCGAGCCCTGGAGTGCGTGTACCACctgagctgcttctgctgctgcgTGTGCGAGCGCCAGCTGAGGAAAGGGGACGAGTTTGTCCTCAAGGaagggcagctgctctgcaaaagTGACTATGAGAAAGAGAAAGACTTGTTGAGCTCTGTCAGCCCAGACGACTCAGACTCAGGTGAGCTTTTCCCACACCTGCTCTGACTGGAAAAGCTGCATGAGTCTGTAGAGCTTTCGTATAGAAAAGCACATCTATTTTCACATCCATTTCATCTATGTGCTGGTGCCACCTATGCAAAtttgcaggcacagctgaaAACATTCCTACTGGCAGTCTGTTTTGCCTAACCTAACTCCCTCCCTAACTTTCTGCTTAGTAAAAGACAAAATCTTTTTGCTTTCATCGAAGTGTTTTTCTATCAGATAATAAAGCACAAATCAGACTGACTTTAGTTACCCGAGGTCTCACTCAAGTGAGGCATCACCATGCTGTTCTCCATAGGCATTCTTCCATCCACTTAACATAGTTTTCAGGGGATCTTCTGCACATATAATTTCAGCACTAAACTAGGAAAATGGGCACACCAGTAATATGATTTTCTAGAGAATTCTCTCTGCCCATTACAAATAATACCTTTAAGAAAGATTGCAAGTGCAACACAGAAGTACTGAAGAGAATAATCTGAAAGTAACTGAGATATGGGTTTGTGCCACCATAATTGCACACTTCTTTCCCAAGAATATATGTAAGAAAATCAACTATTACCATTCCATTACATGTACAAATAACATGTTTGCCTCTGGTTTATGAGAAAATGTGTTACTTCATTTTAACTGGGAACAGAAATTATCCTTTGTCTCTAATCTGAGAGTCATATCCTGCACACGGCTAAAGTTTGTATTTCCACATCAGGAATGCCTCAAGACAAAGGTCTCTGCAGACTCGGCAATGCGTGGGGCCAGGGCCATTCCTGGAGCAGTGTTTTAGTTATTGTCATGCTGCGTTTGCTGGACTCTGAGTGCTGGCTCTGGGCTTTTGGTGAATGTGCCTGAGGCATGTGTTTCCTCCTTGACCGTCAGCACACCTtgtcccccagcagctccagtgacCCACTGTGCACCTGCCTGGTGTCCACCAAAGCCCTTGGCCAGCTGGCCGTGCAAGGCTGTCCCCATGCTGGGGCTGGTCACAGCCACCCTCCCCACTGCTGTCCTCACTCACACAGCTGTGCTtcgagcagggctgggctcctcTTCGGGACCAGATCTGGCTTGTGATCTGCAGTGAGGAGCTACCACGGTAGCACAAACCAGTCTTGGTTTCAATTTCATTTCCCTTTGGCATAAAGGGGAGTTTCTTACTCCTGGAGATGCTTTTTTCCCTCATTATTCTCTGTTAGCCAAACCCAAACCTGAAAAACAAGCCGACAAATTAAACAAGTTGTTTGTTTCCCGTTGTCtaacacagagaaaacactgaTCTCCCAGGGGTCTGCATGAGAGCACACGATCTGCAAAGCAGTGGCTGAGAATGTGACCTGCTTCAGTCAAATGTTTACCCACTGGACACAGAAGTAACTCTCCAATGAGCAGTATTAATCCTCACACACCTTTCCTTAGAAATGGCATGCTGGAAAGTTAATAATGTCATGGTTATTAAAATTACTGAATTTCTCTTTAATCCTTAGGCCAAAGATGCTTATTAAAGTGAAAGGTGATTAGACTGCTAGGTGCATAATAATCACACCCTAAAATGAATTAAAGTCTAATTTGTTAATTCCCCAAATGTAGTCTTTCAATATATAAAATTTCAGTGTGTTTCTTCATGTTGAAGTCCCTATAATAATGTGACAGtgttttctggaagaaaaatcagTAGTCTGGTCAAATAAAATATGCTGATTCGAAAAGTTGATTTTCACAACAAAATGTGTATTTACCCCTCAACTTCTGCCACTGTGCTTGAGATTTTCTAGGACAATATACTAATACATGTAATATCACCAGATTGTATGAGTATTCAGAATTTAATtatagaaaatacaaataatctCTTTGGTCTGCACAAGCACATAGGTACTCATATGTATTTTACTGAGAAAGAGAAGTTTGTGCTTGTACATACAGACACATTTTAATGCACAGAAGAAGATTATTGATGTTTTCTGTGGGAAGTGGAAATGAGATGGCAAagattatatttaatattatcTCTGGAGCTTCAAAACATTCAAAACAGTATTCAATAACTGGAATCTGCACTATATTAAGTTAGATGGGCTTTGAGATCCTTGTGTGATATTTGCTTTATGCTGTTTTGCTGCCGTAAGAGCGCAGGTAGTAGGACCTGTCTGCAGATAATGCTTCAGGAGAAGCTGGAGTTCAGCTGTGAAGGTAAAGGTGTTCATCTGGTGGTGAGTTTGGAGCAGGCGAGCGCATGGGACCGAAGTCTCCCTGTGCCTGATTCCTGGAAACACTGAAGCATGTCCTGAGTTTCCATCCCCCAATGAGACCCATGCCctcaattaaaaattgaaaacatttttatgctTTCGTGGCATTTGATTTAGGCAGAGCACCCAGATCTAAGATAGTCTCTTTCTGCTCACAGCTGCTTTAGGTATTCAAATAACTGTGGGACAATAGTTGAACCTGTTGACTGAAGAGCAGTTCTCAAACATCCTGTTTCCTTGGTGGAACAAGTGCAATTATATATCCTTTTTTCACCAGTCAAAAGTGATGATGAAGATGGAGATGTTAAGCCCACCAAAGGCCAAGTAACCCAAGGAAAAGGAAGCGATGATGGGAAGGACCCAAGAAGACCTAAACGACCAAGGACAATACTTACTACACAGCAGAGACGAGCATTCAAAGCGTCCTTTGAAGTGTCTTCTAAGCCCTGCAGAAAGGTAGGTGCTTCACCAGGGACCAAGTCAGCCCTGACACCAGGCCACAGCCCCAGACAGCCCTGCCCCTTCCTGGGGCAATAGCAGTTCTCCTGGGGTGAGAGCAGAGCACCCTTTTTGCACAGAAGTCTTTTATGGGTAAAATTTAGTGTCATTTTCCTCAGCTCAGGCTCTTTGTTCAGTAGTTACACAACTGGTAGCACCATCAGGGGCAAAATTTGACAACACTATGAAAAAATATGATGAATTTTTAGAAGTAACTCCATACATGCAATTTTTGTTGTTAGTACGAATGTTCCTCCTAACAAAACTGATtattgttttttgggggggatttaaCTTATAAAAAATTGCATCATTAAGCATTTCCTCCTGCAGGTCAGAGAAACACTGGCAGCTGAAACAGGGCTCAGCGTGCGAGTCGTCCAGGTCTGGTTTCAAAACCAAAGAGCAAAGGTAGGCTGTTTGTCACATTCTCAAAAGTCAAATGCAGGCTGTGCCTCAGCATGGGCTCTTGCCCTGGATGCAGCTCACACTGCGGAATTGCCatggctgagctctgcctgctctgctctctacATCCACACTACAAAGGCAGCTTCCAAACTCAGGCATTAAATTCATGTGCTGAGAGCAACTCAGGGTTGGGAATAAATTTTGCATGCAAATCTGAACTGGAAACTGAAATGTTTAAGCTTAGAATTGGAACTGAACCCACAACAGTGTGTGCATAAGTATAAATGGTCTGTGTTAACTGATAACATGTTTGCAGAGAGTTTTgtaaggaaacaaaatttttgCATTTGGAGCTACAAGATTGTTCtgttcttctgcttttttcagatgaaaaagcTAGCACGAAGGcaccaacagcagcaggagcaacaGAATTCACAGCGACTAGGACAAGGTAGGGGATTTGTGAAAAAGTGAGGTGAGAGAAAGAATCTGTAGCTGTCTGGAAGTGCCATTCCCACATGGTACTTTAGTACAGCGATCCAGGGCACATGCAGGTCTGTGGGTGAGGAAGCAGTGTCCATCAGTCCATCAGCAGTGGAAGTGCCTGAGTGCCCACGCTGGGTTACTCCAAATTCTCCTGGTGGGATCAGACCCCAGAGGTGCTCAGGCAGAAGCTGTTACCTCATTTCTGGTAGAAATGTGCCACGTGGAGGTGTTTGTACTGGAGGAAATCTCCAGGAGGCTCACTCCAAACAGATTCTCTAGTTATTCTTCTGCAGTTAGGGGCATAGAGCTCAGCTGGGAATCTGCACAGGCATCAGCGTTACAGCCCCAGCCAAGGCATGGAgagcccccctgtgcccccaccAGTGTCTGGACCCTGGGGCAGGCACTGCACAGAGGCACTGGGacttgctctgctgctctgtgggtaCTCCTGAGTATCTCTACCTCCCAAGACCTTGCAGCCTCAAATCCTCCACTTTACCCAGAACAGAAAACCTGGGGCCAGCAGAAGTTAGAGAATAACTGGGCTCTGTCACACAGACTATACAGACTTTGGGAGGAGAGAGTCCAGGACCTAGGAGCTCCAAAAATCATGTAGTCAGAAATTACAAATCTTACATCTTATTGCTCAGGGTTCTTCTACGCTCAGACAAAATTTGGAAAATGTCTCTGACTGACAGGATACCCCTGACTGCGTTTGCTAGGGTTCATTGTTGCCACTGATTCTGCTCTGTTCCCCAGCAGTAACTGTGCCTCCTCTTTGCTTTGCAGAAGTAATGTCCAACCGAATGGAAGGGATGATGACCTCTTACACACCACTTgcaccaccacagcagcagattGTAGCAATGGAGCAAAGCAGTTATGGCACAGACCCATTTCAGCAGGGTCTTACCCCTCCACAAATGCCAGGCGACCACATGAACCCCTATGGTAAGGCATGCCTCATTCTGCCACATCCCAAGTAGCTGGGTACATGTGCTGGATCACAAACCATAGGGGCAGCAGCTTTTCAGgcttttagaatattttttctggGATTTGTACCAGGGAATTTATACCAGTCAgttttatatgtatattttctTGTACACATAGGGGGGTAGAACGGAGCTCATCTCAAGCTCTGGACACCTTTCAAAACTATTTCACAGTATAATTTTGATAAATGATAAGCAAGCAACATCACCTCTCCAAGCTCCACTTTTTTAAACCACTGTCcaagacactgaaaaataaacagtacCAAATTCTAGCTCCCTcacaaatttttccttttttcttagaAGCTTTGAGGAAAAAGTGCCTTCAATAAAGAGAAGTAATCTATTCATTACAAAATGAATAAGCAGCCCTGTAAGACCACTCAGATTGGATGCGTGGATTTGTTAAAGAACAGTTCTTGAGCTACTAAGAGATGGGTTACCACAGGACATTTCTCCTGCATAGTTTTATTCTCTGTCCCAAATCAAGATGACGGTTTGCTTTCACGATTGCTTGACCACACATCAAACGCATTACAAGCACTAAATGCTCAGTTATTGATTCTGGACAATTGCAGTGTGGCATTTAAAAAGAATGTCAGAGGATTTTTCAGACTGTGATTCTCGGCCTTGCGGTAGCCCACAAGGGCCTGTTTCAGACTCCTTTCTGCTGACCAGGAGCACTTCACTGTAGAGGCTCACATGCGCATCACTGTCCCGAGCACAGCGTGCACAGGCCAACAGGAAATCTGCTTGGGGGCTGTGTCATTACTTTTGCCACTGAGACAAGTCCATGGTGCACACCAGGAAGTTTGGGAGGTTCTGTAAGGAGCTGAGGACATATGAAGTGCCCTTGAGCATTAGGTGGCTTGTGATTTTGTTGGTTTGCTTGGCTTTCTGAGTAAAACTCCTTGGGAAGCAGGTTCTGTGCTCCAAAAGAGGTGCAGAGGATGGCACAAAGCAATTTCAAATGAGTGTGTAAGGAAAAAGAACCAGACTAACACTTTTGCAGAGCCCCCAGGACTTGAGCTAGAGCTTTTTCTGGTACCTTCAGTGCTGAAATAAGCTGAAATCTTAGTTGCTAAGGGAATTAAAAGGTGCTGTTCCAAACCAGCCCTAAAAGAGTGGAATTTTCTGATAGGAGAGCATGTTTACAACTGTAGCTCACCTGAGGCTGGGGAAGCTGGCTCTCTTCCTGGGTCCTGTCACAGTGGTAGAACTTTTACCTTGTGTGTGTATATGAAGACCAGTATGATTATGGCTCTTAGACCATGCTTCCCTGTCACGGGCACTCGATATCTGGTCCCACCTTTCTTGACAGTCCCGGTGCTCCCATGAGTGCCAGAGCCTATGGAGAAGTTAAGgacctgctccttcccagcaccGTTTGCTTCAGTTGTCAGCAAAGACTCTGTTTTGTGCTGCTGActgaaattgaaattaaatCCTGGCAGGTTTGGGCGCATTGCTGCCAGCTGACCCCTGTGGGCTGATTTCAAACCCTCCTCCTTGTAGGTCAGACCCTCAGAGCCAAAGTGCATTAACATGTGACCACAGAAGCAGGAGTGTTCCCGTTGGCTGCAGCGTGCAGCGTGTGAGCATCCGTGTGTACTGTGTCCTCCCCTGGCTGCGCAGCATCCAGCTTAACGTGTACATTTCATTTGCAGGAAACGACTCCATTTTTCATGATATCGACAGTGATACCTCTTTAACTAGCTTGAGCGACTGTTTTCTTGCCTCTTCCGAAGTTAACTCCATGCAGGCTAGAGTAGGAAACCCCATTGACAGGCTGTACTCTATGCAGAGCTCCTATTTCGCctcatgaaaataaagaaaactaaCAGCCGGCGTGTGTTTAGCCAGTGACTTTTCCAGTGCAGACTCTACAGCCATATGTTGcccagctcttccttcacagtgactctgctgcctctggacTGCAAAGAGCGTTTTTTTTTAGGAAGACTATTTCTGTTTgcatatatgtgtatgtatgtatatatattttaatacctacatacatacatatatagaGATATAAAACACATCCACCCGTCCCATACCCTTGATTCCCAGCTGGCGCCAGACCACGAGACAAGcacagaaggaacagaaaaccTGCTCGTCCTCAGCCTTTGATCTGGTTTGGTTTGAGCTCATCATCTTAAAGGAAATGGATTTTGTGGAAAGCTAgaccttttcctcctctctctccttcttttGGATGTctaaactccttttttttttaagccactGATACTGACATCAGTCAACCATATGACAAATAAATCAAAGAAACTGGAGATTCCTCCTTTTCTTACTGCATGATTCATACTATGTTGTGGATAAATTGCCATTTGAACTGTGAGAAGTTAATGTAAATGTGACGTTCaacatttgtttcctttctacACTTTTTCTACATAACCTAGATCTGCTCATTAGTTTATAGCCCTTACGCATATGATACTGAGGAAACTGGTTAACAGTATTTGTGGAGAAAGACAGTGATTTCAGAGTAAGAAAGGTCTGTGACCCTGGAGAGGAGATGCATGTTAGGGGCAGAGGCATTTAGGTTAGTATTGAtcttaaataattaaaactaaaGGTGCTtacaaaacagatttatttaattttttctgatgTGTGAGattaaaacatttgcatttgtttgtAAGTATTGCAGTGCCAAATTTCAAGTCTAGACCATGATTGGCAAACTAGTGTTTTTCattctgttctgtttatttgttttgcatGAGGCATAAATGTGCTGTTCTCTATTGTCCATCTGGAATAATCAAGCACTCCTTTAGTTACCTTGCCTCAGCAAGAACCAAGGATACACAGTTCTAGCCTGAAACACCAGAAGTCCTGAAATGTGCACCAGCCAGGAACAGGATACTGTGAAAGAAATCACGATGGGAAGTTCAGGTATGTTGAGCTGAAATTTTACCACGGCCTGCAAATCCCCCAATCCAGGACTCCTGGCTGTGGTGGCAGCTGACTGATCAGTGCAAGTGCTGCAAGAACAGGGACACCGACAGAAGGGGATGGCCCAGCTGAAGTCTGTCTCTGATGCTGAAGTTTAAGCATATGTCATATAGAT
Proteins encoded in this window:
- the LMX1B gene encoding LIM homeobox transcription factor 1-beta, with protein sequence MDIATGPESLERCFPRGPPDCTKMLDGIKMEDHPLRSGPATLGVLLGSECQHQAVCEGCQRPISDRFLMRVNESSWHEECLQCAACQQALTTSCYFRDRKLYCKQDYQQLFAAKCSGCMEKIAPTEFVMRALECVYHLSCFCCCVCERQLRKGDEFVLKEGQLLCKSDYEKEKDLLSSVSPDDSDSVKSDDEDGDVKPTKGQVTQGKGSDDGKDPRRPKRPRTILTTQQRRAFKASFEVSSKPCRKVRETLAAETGLSVRVVQVWFQNQRAKMKKLARRHQQQQEQQNSQRLGQEVMSNRMEGMMTSYTPLAPPQQQIVAMEQSSYGTDPFQQGLTPPQMPGDHMNPYGNDSIFHDIDSDTSLTSLSDCFLASSEVNSMQARVGNPIDRLYSMQSSYFAS